GTGACCACGGGAGCAGGATCGCCAGGGTTTGCCCGATCGGCTCGGTGATCAGGCGCCAGCCCCACTGGCCGACCGGCAAGTACCACCACAACCAGTCGGTGAGAACGATATCCTGCACGAACTGCTCGCCGCCGACCACGGCGCCGAGCACGACCCACGGCGCGACCATCGCTCCGACCAGCAGCAGGCCCGTGGGCAAGGCGAGCCGCGAAAGGCCCCGCCACCCGGCCGTGCGCACGGTGAAGGCCACGACGATCACGATGCCCATGAGCGCGGCGGGACCCTTCGTCCAGAAGCCCACGCCCAGGAGAACGTAGAAGAGAGCCAGCCCGAGACGACGCCCGTCGAATTCCGCGGCGACGAAGGCCGCGATGGCGGCGGTGAGGACGAACGACAGCATCATGTCCGGCATCGGCGCTCGGGCCAGCGTGAAGACGCCGTGCATCGTCAGCACGATGAAGCCGGCCGTCAGCCCGACGGCCCGGCTCCAGAGCCGCCAGCCGATCCACGAGGTCGCGAGGATGACGCCGATGCCGGCGAGGAGCGACGGCCAGAGAGCGCTCGACTGCGTCACCTCACCGCCGGGCCAGGCCGCCAGCGCCACGAGCCAGGCGTAGAGCGGGGGTTTGTTGAGGTGCGGCACCCCGCCGATCTGCGGCAACGCCCAGTTGCCATTGGCCAGGATGTCGCGGGCCAGCATCGGGAAGCGCGTCTCGTCGTTCGTCGCCAGGACGCGGGCGCCGAAATCGAAGAACAGCAGCAACGCGCTGACCGTCAGGAGCACCAGCGGGCCGCCGCCGCCCGACACGGTTCGCTGCCACCCGCCTTCGGCGTGGGCGCTGCTCGGAACGGTCACGCGCGA
The Candidatus Methylomirabilota bacterium genome window above contains:
- a CDS encoding glycosyltransferase family 39 protein produces the protein MTVPSSAHAEGGWQRTVSGGGGPLVLLTVSALLLFFDFGARVLATNDETRFPMLARDILANGNWALPQIGGVPHLNKPPLYAWLVALAAWPGGEVTQSSALWPSLLAGIGVILATSWIGWRLWSRAVGLTAGFIVLTMHGVFTLARAPMPDMMLSFVLTAAIAAFVAAEFDGRRLGLALFYVLLGVGFWTKGPAALMGIVIVVAFTVRTAGWRGLSRLALPTGLLLVGAMVAPWVVLGAVVGGEQFVQDIVLTDWLWWYLPVGQWGWRLITEPIGQTLAILLPWSPLLPFAVVSALRTTDQTVARKVTLLLVWAGVVFLLIGVSEQQRMRYYLPLCPPIAVLIALWSHRLTVRRRQVLGLALAALVVVGLVAWQLADNARHNARTDLRALAASAVRVDTPIYAVEVPELVLAFYLGRPAVVVLSPLAASGADGPALPPGYLAVADRVLAQALDHRPVEKIATGMVNGRPFSVLQPASPARR